The genomic interval GTGCGGCGCTGTTCCTCGCGCTCGGTGTCGACCCTGCTGTCTCATTCCTCGAGAAGCACAAGGTGCCGCGCCCCCTCGCGATCGTGATCGTGCTGACGCTCATCCTCGGCGTCTTCGCGGGACTCATCTTCGCGATCGTCCCCGTGATCGCCGACCAGGTGGGCAACCTGCTCAAGCAGGTCCCCGACCTCATCAGCGGCATCGGCGACGCCGAGGGCGTCCAGACCTGGTTCACGACGACGTTCCCCTGGCTCGACTACGACAAGGTGGTTCAGGGCGTCGAGGACTTCTTCACGAGCAACCTGCAGGAGATCACCTCCGGTGTGCTCAACACGGTCTTCACGATCGCCAGCGGTGTGTTCGGCGCACTCATCGTGCTCATCCTCACCCTGTACTTCGTCGCCTCCCTCTCGGGAATCAAGCGCGGCCTCTACCAGCTCGTTCCCGCGTCCAAGCGCGAGAAGTTCATCGACATCTCGGAGCAGATCTCCAACTCGGTCGGCCGCTACGTCGTCGGCCAGATCTCGCTGGGCGCCACCAACGGCATCCTGACGTTCCTGTTCCTCACCGTGCTCGGGTGGATCCTCAACGACCCGATCGAGTACACGGCGCTCCTCGCGTTCATCGCGTTCCTCTTCTCGCTCGTTCCGCTCGTGGGAACGATCTCGGGCTCGGTCGTCATCACGCTGTTCGTGTTCTTCTTCGACGCATGGCCGGCCGTGCTCATCGTCGCGATCTGGTACCTGATCTACATGCAGGTGGAGGCGTACCTGCTGAGCCCGCGCATCATGAACCGCGCGGTCAAGGTGCCCGGTGTCGTCGTCGTGATCGCGGCTCTCGCGGGAGGAACGCTGCTGGGTCTCCTCGGAGCGCTCGTGGCGATCCCTGTGGCGGCGTCGATCCTGCTCATCGTCAAGCAGGTCGTCATCCCCCGCCAGAACGAGCTGTAGGCGCCGCTCACGCGGTTCAGGCGCTCGGAGGCCACTCCGTGGGCAGCGGGAGCTTGGCCGGATTGATCTGACGCACGATCTCGCTCAGTACGCGCGAGGTCTGCTTCTCCCCCACCCACAGGTGCTTGCCGCCCTCGACGGCCACCAGCTCGAGCTCGGGAACCGAGGCGAAGCGCTCTGCAGCCTCGGCAGGGCGCAGGTAGTCATCGAGCTCCGGCACGACAGCGACGAGCTTCTCGCGGCGGCCCGCCCACGCGGCGACGTCCTCAGCGCTCGCGCGATGCAGAGGAGGCGACAGCAGAATGGCGCCCTCGATCGGATGCTCGAGCCCGTACCTGAGTGTGACTTCGGTGCCGAACGACCAGCCGAGCAGCCACGGCGCCGGAAGGCCTCGCAGCGCCACGAACGCCATCGCTGCGGCGAGGTCGTGACGCTCGTCGATGCCCTCGCCGAATGCACCCTCGCTCGTGCCGCGCGGCGATGTGACGCCACGGAAGTTGAAGCGCAGCACCGCGATGTCCGCGAGCGCCGGCAGCCGGGCCGCCGCCTTGCGGATGATGTGGGAGTCCATGAAGCCGCCGTGGGTCGGCAGCGGGTGCAGGCACACGAGCGTGGCCACGGGGTCCGCGGCCTCCGGCAGCGAGAGCTCGCCCACGAGTGTCAGACCGTCAGCTGTCGTCAGCTCGATGTCCTCGCGGAACGCGGGAAGCTCGATGCCTCCGGAGATGGCGGTCATGCGGTGATCCTCCAACAGTGGGTGTGCCAGTGGCGGCGAGCAGCGAGGTCCGCCTCCTCGCCGAAGAGACCGTCGGCGCGCCAGGCGACGATGTGCGCGGTGGCAGACGGGACCACGAGCCCGCAACCGGGGCACGTGTACTCCTTCACGGATGCTGCCGCGCTCTGCGTCTGCACATTCCAGGTGCCGTCGCGGCGCGTCTCGGTGCGGCGCATGCCTCCGAGGATCCGCTCGACGTCGAGGGGCTCCGGCTCCTCATCACGTGCGCCGCGGCGGGGTCGGCGGGAACGGGGCATGCGTCAAGTCTAGGCAGGCGACGCAGGCGTCACCGCGCTCAGTACCAGTTCTTGGCCTGCGAGTGGCCCCACGCGCCGCACGGCGTTCCGTAGCGTCCGCTGATGTAGCCGAGGCCCCACGTGATCTGGGTGACCGGGTTCGTGGCCCAATCCTCGCCCGCGCTGGCCATCTTGCTTCCGGGGAGCGCCTGCGGGATGCCGTACGCGCCGGAGCTCTTGTTGTGCGCGTAGACGTTCCAGTGAGATTCCTTGTTCCAGAGCGCCACGAGGCAGTCGTACTCGCCCTCGCCCCATCCGCGCGCCATCACCATGTCGTAGGCGATCGCCTTGGCGGATCCCGGGTCAGGCGTGCCTGCCGCCGGTGCGGCACGGCCGCCTGTCGCAGCAGGTGCCACCGGCTTCGGCTTGATGACATCGAAGCCATCACGGGCGATGGCGGCGAGCGACGCCTGCGCGCTCTCGTCCACATCGATCGTCTGCGCGTCCGAGAAGGCCTGAGCCTGCGGGGAGTCCTCGGGGATGGTCGCGGCGTTGCTGTAGCCCGTGGGTTCGACGAGGAGCCCCGCGAC from Salinibacterium sp. ZJ70 carries:
- a CDS encoding transglycosylase SLT domain-containing protein: MFAYLASIGLVAGLLVEPTGYSNAATIPEDSPQAQAFSDAQTIDVDESAQASLAAIARDGFDVIKPKPVAPAATGGRAAPAAGTPDPGSAKAIAYDMVMARGWGEGEYDCLVALWNKESHWNVYAHNKSSGAYGIPQALPGSKMASAGEDWATNPVTQITWGLGYISGRYGTPCGAWGHSQAKNWY
- a CDS encoding AI-2E family transporter gives rise to the protein MKIQNSFRIGLFGGLGVLVALALGNGLATLATILTYVGAALFLALGVDPAVSFLEKHKVPRPLAIVIVLTLILGVFAGLIFAIVPVIADQVGNLLKQVPDLISGIGDAEGVQTWFTTTFPWLDYDKVVQGVEDFFTSNLQEITSGVLNTVFTIASGVFGALIVLILTLYFVASLSGIKRGLYQLVPASKREKFIDISEQISNSVGRYVVGQISLGATNGILTFLFLTVLGWILNDPIEYTALLAFIAFLFSLVPLVGTISGSVVITLFVFFFDAWPAVLIVAIWYLIYMQVEAYLLSPRIMNRAVKVPGVVVVIAALAGGTLLGLLGALVAIPVAASILLIVKQVVIPRQNEL
- a CDS encoding alpha/beta hydrolase, whose translation is MTAISGGIELPAFREDIELTTADGLTLVGELSLPEAADPVATLVCLHPLPTHGGFMDSHIIRKAAARLPALADIAVLRFNFRGVTSPRGTSEGAFGEGIDERHDLAAAMAFVALRGLPAPWLLGWSFGTEVTLRYGLEHPIEGAILLSPPLHRASAEDVAAWAGRREKLVAVVPELDDYLRPAEAAERFASVPELELVAVEGGKHLWVGEKQTSRVLSEIVRQINPAKLPLPTEWPPSA